From a single Macrobrachium rosenbergii isolate ZJJX-2024 chromosome 59, ASM4041242v1, whole genome shotgun sequence genomic region:
- the LOC136837508 gene encoding frizzled-5-like, with product MYCSTDEGIAVAQKRRRSAMMMWNSVCLSFLILLVATMVGATEGETAKESRCEEITIPMCRSIGYNYTSMPNQFNHDSQDEAGLEVHQFWPLVEIMCSPDLKFFLCSVYAPICIEDYDKPLPACRSVCERAKAGCAPIMQQYGFKWPERMDCSKLPEYGDTMNLCMDKRNGSAPEEERPKNYGNLDKKCRGKNSKYCPKPTRKDTCKCTCQRHLISLDASYRQFGPNRNESFSVGSVPDCALPCHGIYFSEDERTFAQFWIATWAILCCVSTLTTITTFLIDMDRFKYPERPIIFLSGCYFMVSVGYIIRMVAGHSEVACDGDMIIYNYHLVRHNPYGSGLCTTVFLLIYFFGMASSIWWVVLAFTWFLAAGLKWGNEAIAGYSTWFHLAAWLLPTIQSITVLALAAVDGDSVAGICYVGNQDIGNLRGFVLSPLFVYLVLGSCFLLAGFVSLFRIRNVIKQQGRTKTEKLEKLMIRIGVFSVLYTVPATIVIGCYFYEQMYVEDWQDSLVCPCSAHQGERPDYSVLMLRYFMTLVVGITAGFWIWSGKTLDSWRRFYQRVCPGAHAHTYEYPTRPMKQATAPSCASFPPPPMSAQGTAHSVASHLGSVNKTLPLSHV from the coding sequence GTAGCGCAAAAGCGCCGTCGTAGCGCCATGATGATGTGGAATTCTGTGTGTCtgtccttcctcatcctcctggTGGCGACCATGGTCGGTGCCACAGAGGGGGAGACAGCCAAGGAGTCCCGATGCGAAGAAATCACCATTCCAATGTGCCGCAGTATCGGATATAATTACACGTCGATGCCAAATCAGTTCAATCATGACAGTCAGGATGAGGCTGGACTGGAAGTCCACCAATTTTGGCCTTTGGTGGAAATAATGTGTTCGCCCGATCTAAAGTTCTTTCTGTGTTCTGTGTATGCGCCCATCTGCATTGAGGACTACGATAAGCCCTTGCCGGCCTGCAGGAGCGTCTGCGAAAGGGCAAAGGCCGGTTGTGCACCAATTATGCAACAGTATGGGTTTAAATGGCCCGAACGCATGGACTGTTCCAAACTTCCCGAATATGGCGATACAATGAACCTGTGCATGGATAAGCGTAATGGCTCTGCGCCGGAGGAGGAACGGCCCAAAAATTACGGGAACCTGGATAAAAAATGCCGAGGTAAGAATTCTAAGTACTGTCCTAAACCCACTCGCAAGGACACATGCAAATGCACTTGTCAGAGACATCTGATCTCGCTCGATGCTTCTTATCGACAGTTCGGACCCAACCGAAACGAGTCCTTCTCAGTAGGCAGTGTTCCCGACTGTGCATTGCCTTGCCACGGGATCTATTTCAGCGAAGACGAACGGACATTCGCCCAATTTTGGATAGCCACTTGGGCCATTCTGTGTTGCGTGTCGACATTAACAACCATCACTACTTTCTTGATTGATATGGACAGATTCAAGTACCCGGAGAGACCCATTATCTTCCTGAGTGGATGCTACTTCATGGTCTCCGTCGGGTACATCATTCGCATGGTAGCTGGGCATTCGGAGGTTGCGTGTGATGGGGATATGATCATCTACAACTACCATCTCGTTCGCCATAACCCTTATGGGTCCGGCCTTTGCACGACGGTGTTCCTCCTCATCTACTTCTTCGGGATGGCTTCCAGCATCTGGTGGGTGGTGCTGGCCTTTACCTGGTTCCTGGCAGCTGGTCTCAAGTGGGGTAACGAGGCCATTGCGGGGTACTCAACCTGGTTCCACCTGGCGGCGTGGCTTCTCCCAACCATCCAGAGCATTACCGTTCTGGCACTCGCGGCCGTCGACGGCGATTCAGTTGCTGGCATTTGCTACGTAGGCAATCAAGACATCGGCAATCTCCGTGGATTCGTCCTGTCACCCCTCTTCGTCTATTTGGTCCTTGGTTCCTGCTTTCTCCTGGCAGGGTTCGTAAGCCTATTCCGTATCAGAAACGTCATTAAGCAGCAAGGAAGAACCAAAACTGAGAAGCTCGAGAAGCTGATGATAAGGATCGGGGTGTTCAGTGTCCTGTACACTGTGCCAGCCACCATCGTCATCGGATGTTACTTCTACGAACAAATGTACGTCGAGGACTGGCAGGACTCCCTCGTTTGCCCCTGCAGCGCTCACCAAGGGGAGCGCCCCGATTACTCTGTGCTGATGCTGCGTTACTTCATGACCCTGGTGGTGGGCATCACGGCCGGTTTCTGGATATGGTCTGGAAAGACACTGGACTCCTGGCGGAGGTTCTATCAACGTGTGTGCCCCGGCGCCCACGCCCACACTTACGAGTACCCAACAAGACCCATGAAGCAGGCAACGGCGCCTTCCTGCGCTTCCTTCCCACCTCCGCCCATGAGCGCCCAGGGCACCGCCCATAGTGTAGCGTCACACCTGGGCTCCGTTAACAAGACACTGCCCCTGTCACACGTATga